The region TCTGTTGGCACCTAATCTCTTGGTTTTGGTTTGTTTTCCCTTGATGCAGTCTACACAAACATCAAAGTCTGTGAAGTCAAGAAACTCTAAAATGTCGTCATACACAAGACGCTTAATTCTACCTTTTGAAATGTGACATAAGCGTTTATGCCATAGTGACGCTGAATTTGCTTTATTTAATTTGCGTTTAGTACCACGTgattccacatgcaaggtttTATTATAGGATACAATTGTTTCTAGTAAAtaaaggttgtcataagcattcaAATAACCAGTCccaacaacatttgaatctaAAGACAAACTAAACTGATTGTTTCCAAAAGAACAACAATATCCAAATTTGTCCAACAAAGAAACAGAAACTAAATTCCGTCTAAAAGACGGTACAACAAAAGTGTTtttcaaatccaaataaaaaccagTTCCTAACAACAACCTAAAATGCCAAATTGCTTCCACTTCCACCGATTTTCCATCGCCCACGAAGATGTGTCTTTCACCATCACTTGGCTTTCGGTAGATCAGACAACCCTGCATAGAAACACTTATGTGAgtagtagcaccagaatctatccACCAAGTGTTTCTAGGTACAGAAACTAAATTAACCTCAGAACAAACCAACGTAAGAATCATACCTTTCTTTACATGCCATGCATGATACTTGGTACAATTTTTCTTCACATGTCTAGGCTTGTTACAAAAGAAACAACCATCTGAATCCTTCTGATGTTTCTTTTGGGTTGGACCCTTAGCAGCTTCATTCTCAGATTTCCTTTTCTTGCCCTTATCTTTAGAGGCACTGGCCAAATGAGCACTTTCAGTTTTATCTTGCTTCAATTTTTCTTCCTCTTGCACACAGTGAGAAATGAGCTCATTTAGAGTCCATTTCTCCCTTTGACAGTTATAACTAATTTTGAATTGGTTAAAATGTGCAGGAAGCGATATCAAAACCATAAGAACAAGCAAATCCTCATAAAGCTCGATCTTAAGTGCCTTAAGTTTCGAAGCAATTTGGTAcatttccataatgtactccctAACATTTcctcgacccttatacttcatggaCATCAAGGAAGCCAGAAGTGAAGTCATTTCAGCCTTATCATTTCTAGCGAAACGTTTTTCAATTGCATCAAGGAAATCCTTGGCCTTAGTGATCTCTTCAGATTCTGTGCCCCGAAGGCTTCTGGAATGCATTGTTGCATGATCATTAGACTCCTGCGATTAGAACGATCCCATCTCTCAAACTCCATCTTTTCATCAGGAGTGCTTTCTGCAATAAGAGGTGAAGGTTGTTCTTGCCTTAATGCATAGTCTAATTCCATGCAACCAAGGTTTACAAGTAATTTCCCTTTCCAATTCTTGAAATTTGTCCCATTAAGCATGAGAATAGAGTTAATATTGGCAGTTATTGTGGCAGGAGTAGATGAATTAACTGAatatataacaaaataacaaaacaagctcACATAATAATCCATATAAaacaataaattcaaataatGGTTAATCCCATCTCAAGATACCAAATATAACATCAATATCAAGTCTTTGGACAATAATATTAACTATAAGTGATACTCTTGTTGTAGCGATCAAACATTGACAATGAGTTATGTCAAACAATATGCAATCTTTGGACTAACATATTGCTCACACAAAATACTATATAATTGTCACACATTTATTACCACAGGTATGCATGAAATTCGAGCAAATACTAACTCACTTTTGGGTCCGTTAATAAACGCATGaattacatacatacatacatacatacaattatcttaatattttaattaaattaatctacacaaaagtgatcactttggtgatattttgtttcaattaatctatttaaaatattagatacttttgataaaatccaaaaccaaaactaaaattTATTGTTACTGTATCATTATTTGACTGGAACTAAAGTATTATATACGTcatataataatcataataaaacaaaaattgaACATGACGGTTCATTCAACAATTGGAAGAATCCAATATGCAAAGAAACAAATTaatgattattatattaaagaattATACTAAATGAGAAAGGAAAGGCTGTACTATCTTATATACATAATCATATTCACGTTGGATGAAACTGTATCCAAAATAAACCAATATAACCATGGAATTCAGTTACCAATGTTGGCAACAAATCGGCTGGGACATCCCCCAGACTGAACAGACGATCAGGATACAAAATGGACGCTCTAGCAAAGTCATGACCAACCATATTAGCTGACCGTTTAACAAAAGAAAGAACTACATTTTGCATATCACCAAGTAAGGTTCTACAATCGTTTATAATCTTCCCAAAAGAAGAGATCATCTCAGTGGTACTTCGTATAGCTTGAACCATCACTAGGCAGTCAGACTCCACATATACTTGATGCCATTGTTTCGATTTTATCCAGCTCAGGGCCTCGCACATCCCCATCACTTCTGCTAAAATTGGATCAATGCTTCCATGATAAAGGCGAGTGCCTCCTTCTAGTAACATGCCTTTGTCATCACGAGCTACAAAACCGACCCCAAACTTTTGGTGCTCCTGGAAAATTGCTGCATCCACATTCACCTTGACACTGTGTAATCTAGGAACAGTCCATTGCTCAGCTCCATCCCCCCTCTCCAACGTCGAAGATGATGAATCAAAAGCAGATTTCTGAGCATTTCTCCAATGGTCAAGGAATCCTTTTGCAGAACCAACAATATTAGAAGTACCAGTGAATTTGTTATTCCAAACTGCATTGTTTCGAGCTCCCCATATGGCCCAACAAACTGTAGACAATAGGCACTGAGTCTCTGAATCATATCTCTGAAAACATTTGATCACCCATTCTAAGAAAGTCATGCCCTATGTTGCTTTTGTTCCAATACCCACTCTATTCCATACCTGCTCAATCACTCTACAAGACACCAGACAGTGTACAATAGATTCATCTTCCATACCGCAAATTGGACATAAAGGGCTAACCTCTATTCTTTTTGTGAGTAACTGGATCATGGTAGGAAGACAGTTTGTTGCAGCCCGCCACAACAAATTCTTGACTTTCGGGGGAATCTTAAGCTTCCAAAGCCGTTTCCAAAATGGAGTAGAGTCCACCTCATTCCAACGCCCTAGCCTCTTCTGTATTAGATTATAAGCACTCTTAACTGTGTACATTCCCGAGGTCTCTTGAGACCAAATATAATGATCGTCCTGTTGGTCAAACTGGATAGGAATGTCTAATATAAGATTAATATCCCTTTGCTCAAATAAATCTCTAATGATCTCAATGTCCCAATCCCTCCCTGATATGCTCATCAGATGATTTACCTTTGCCTCCTTTAGTGCTGGGTGAGTAGAAATAACCATAGGATTGTCATTGTCTGGTAGCCAGGGGGTGTTCAACACATCTATCCTTAAACCGTTGCCCACACACCATCTAGTGCCATTACGAACCATGTCCTGAGATTCCCATATACTTTGCCAAACAAAGCTTGGATTATTCCCCAGTTGAGCAGATAGAAATGTGCCTGTCGGATAATATCTTGCCTGGAAGACTTTAGCTGCTAAGGAATGTGGTCTTGTTAGGAGACGCCAGCCTTGTTTTCCCAAAAGTGCATGGTTAAAATCTTGTAAGCTCCTGAATCCCATTCCGCCCACACTCTTGTGACGCCCTAGTTTATCCCAAgacatccaatgaatcccacgacCTTGTGACCCAGAAGACTTCCACCAAAATCTTGCCATTTGTTGTTCCATGTCTCTACTTATCTCAGCAGGTAATAAGAAGACACTCATTGCATAACTAGGGAGCGCCTGAGCCACTGTCTTAACCAATATCTCCTTCCCAGCTCTAGATAAATATTTTTTGTCCCACCCTTGCATTCTCTTACGAATCCTGTCCTTTAAATAACCAAAAACTGCCGTTTTATTTCTCCCTAGCGTACTAGGTAGCCCAAGATACAAACTATTGCCGTCTGCCATCCTCATTTGCAGCTGAGTACATAAATTGTTACGCATAGCATCATCAGTATTATTGTTAAAAAAGATAGAGGATTTACCAAGGTTAACCTTCTGCCCTGAAGCTTCTTCAAACTTGTTAAGTAGCTCTTGTATTTTGGACGCTTCATCAACCGTAGCCTTACAGTAGAGATAGCTGTCGTCTGCGAACAGCATATGAGAGACACGTGGTGCACCATTTGCAACTTTGCACCCATGGAGCCAGCCATTCCTTTCATATTTCCTTATCAGTGAAGACAGACCCTCAgcacacaaaataaataaataaggggaCAAAGGATCCCCTTGCCGAATACCGCGTGAAGGGACAATCGGCCCCATTTCTCTCCCCCCATGAGTGATTTTGTATCGGGCAGAGGTGACGCATTTAGATAGTAGATGAACCCAGTCTCTGTGAAAACCCATCTTCAGAAGCATAGCATTCAAAAAATCCCACTCAATGCGATCATAAGCCTTGCTCATGTCAAGTTTCAATGCCATATAGCCTTCCTTGCCTTGTCTCTTCCGTTTGAGATAATGCAGTATCTCAAAGGAAATCATGACGTTGTCAGATATTAAACGACCTGGGATGAAAGCGCTTTGATTCTCCGCCACTATTCCGTCCATAATTGGTTTCATCCGGTTAGTGAGAACTTTGGTGATGACCTTGTACATAACATTACAGAGAGAGATAGGTCTAAGATCCGCCAGAGTCTCGGGGTTCTTTTTCTTTGGGATCAAAACAACATTGGCCATACAACAATTCTCCTCAAACTCGCCCCTTGCAAAGAACTTGCGCACTTCACTTACAACATCACTGCCAACGATAGTCCAACAATTTTGGTAGAAAGCAGGTGTCATTCCGTCAGGTCCCGGGCTCTTGTCTGGATGCATTTGGAAAACCGCCTTCTTCACTTCCTCTTCATTGACTGGTTTGAGTGATTCTTCATTGACTGCGTTGGGGATGCGATGCTGAACACACTCCAATATCTCGGTGTATTGAGCCCTTGAAGTCGAAAATAAGCTATTAAAATATTCAATCATCACTGATTGAAGTCCATTTTCCCAATCAACAAACTCCCCTGCCTCATTTTTTAGCTTCTGGATTGTATTATTCCGTCTTCTAGTGCTAGCTGCCTTGTGGAAATATTTACTATTTTGGTCCCCCTCTTTAAACCAAAATTGTTTGGCTCTTTGTTTCCAAAACACTTCCCTCTGGTCAAGAATGTAAAAAAGCTTCCTCTTTACGTCATCATACCTTTGAATGGAAGCAGAGTCTCGCTGCCTTTTTAAATACTCCAGCTCTTGTTTACAAAGTCGAAGTCGTCGTCGGAAATTACCAGTTAGCTCCCTTCCCCACGTATTCAATTTCTCAGCACAAAAATGCAATTTTTCTTCAAAAGATTTCCCTTCTTGACTGTTCCAGCAATCCCGAACCAATTGGTAGCAAAGTGGCTCTTTGAGCCAAGCATTTTCGAAGCGGAAATGACGATGAGTGAAATGATTCTGCACGACAATTGGTTCCAGAAAAATAGGATTATGATCCGAAGGAGAGGTTTCCAAATTAGAGAGCTTCGAATTCGGAAATAGTCCATTCCACCTGGAGTTGACGATTGCTCTATCCAGCCTAATTTCAGTCCAATACTCAGTTCCTCTCCCCCTTTCCCATGTAAATGGATATCCCACCAGATCAAGGTCAGTAAGATCGCCATGGTTCATAGCCGCTTGGAAGCCATCAATCAACCACTGAGGATACAAACTACCCCCTCTTTTGTCTTCATGAGCTGCAATATTATTGAAGTCACCAATGACACACCAAGGAAGCTGGGACGATGCCGCCAGTGAATGGAGAAGAGTCCATGAGGTGCGACGAAAATTTCTTCTGGGTTCTCCATAAAATCCAGTGAGACGCCAACGTGGTTCACCCTCCTTAATCACTTCCAGGTCTATGTGGTTGCTTGAATAGCCCAATAGAAACCCCTCTTCGGCATGTTTCCAGAGTAAACCGAGCCCCCTACTTCTGCCTTGGGCCTCCACACAAATTATCCCTTCAAAGCCCAACTGATGACCAACCCATTCCAGCCTTTGTTTTTGACATTTTGTTTCacacaaaaaaaagaaaattggGTTTCTTTTGAGCAACAAGCTCCTTAAGGAATTGAAAGGTCCCTGGGTTCCCAAGCCCACGGCAATTCCAGCTCAATACATTCATAATGCTTGGCGGGTCTGTGACACAGAACCCGCCCCAAATACGTTTTTTGGACCACTTGCTTCTCCCGAACTCACTCCAGTAGCCTCTGAAATGATAAATTCAGAATTGTTGTTCTCAAAGTGACTTGGGCCTAATGCCAAGCTTTCATTGATGTGGGAGCCCATTACAACATCTTCCTCCAAAACAAGCCCAGTTGAATCATTCCTTGGGCCTATAATTCCATGCCCGATATTCCCCCTTCCCAATTGTTCCACGCGCTTCCTTTTGGCCTCCATAACAAGAAGGGTATTTGGATAAGTCACACGTGGAGCCTCATCACTTACATTAGCAGTGGACTTTCCATTATGGTTATATCGTGGGCTGGCCGAAATCAAATGACTTGTCGGTCCCATAACTGCTCCTTCAACCCCATTAGCTTCGCCTATATTGTTGGGAGGGTCATATAGTGGTTCCTGATTTTTCGCCAAAAACATGTTGTCTTGCATGGTCCTGTTAACACTTGGAGGACCCGAATTTGGTTGCTCTCCACCACTGTAAACCGCTCCTTGCCGTAGCCACCGTGAGCCAATAGTATGGTTCCGACGTCGAGGTGCAGCCTTCATGCCCAGACCATACGGTTTGACGAGAAGATGCTGAGGAGTATCGAAGATTTTTTCACAAAAACGTTCAGAATGACCAAATATGCCGCAGATGAAGCAGAACGTAGTCAAATCTTCATACTTAAACTGTACACAGCAAATCTGCCCATTTTGGTTCTTGATATTCATTTTCCGCTTCAAAGGGAGATCCACATTTAGCAAAACCCGAACGCGCATATAATCACGCCAAACGCCATTAAAATTGTTTAAGTCGGATTCCACGAATTCTCCAATACGATTACCAATATCCCGTACCACGCATTCCGACATAAACCCCGGAGTCATGCCATGAATTTGCACCCAAAAGTGTAACCTGTCAAAACCACAGCCTGTGGATTCTCTCCTACTTTTAGACGCTCAAAAACCAACGGGACCCGATCGAAAGTCCATGGACTGCCTTCCATCACACGTGATATATCTACCTCATGGTAGAACTGAAAAAGATACCGGTTCTGCTCAAGCTCCTTAACGTATACCCCCCGTCCCGGTCTCCACAACGACGCCATTTTGTGTTGCATCGCCTGAAAGTCAAAACATCTGTCTGTGAGAAAGCGACCAACCAAGCACCATCTAGCATCGACTTCAGATAAATCTTCCACTCCTTGATCATATATCAGATCCTCCTCCTCTTCATTTTCCAGTGAGATGTTCATGTATTGATCCTCCAGGCTTATTTCATTGTCTTCCATTGATAAGATGATAGTTTGAGACAGAAACTTACGAAGTTATACAAAGACAGAGAGAATATCTACCATGTCAAAAGACAAGACTTGGGAACCTCTACAATCAACAAATTACATAtgtttatttattactattatcTTGTTATTCTTATCTCACAAATATGAGAAAAGGACAATGGATTATGGAACATAAATTATCTTACTTGTCATTCTTATCACTTTAAATGCATATAGTGTACCACCATTCACAGAGCAACTACACCATTACAGAACACGGAGAAAGAAATAGAAAAAATTGTTGATACCcataagtattaataaacaacAAACACAATATTAATATCTATTTCTCTCACCCACCTGATACTGATAAAAAAATGTTGAGTAAACTATTTTAAAGTAAAACAATTACAtgactttcaaaaaaaaaatcaaaactgaaAGCATACTATTTTTAAGGCACCAAGAAGGACGCTATTTTTTTCAGTGGTAAAACCCTAATTCTTtccctttttttcctttttccctttctttccaactTTGAAATGGCCCTCCCACCAAATAACTGAATCTGCCCTTTGTTAACGGAAGAGATAAACATAAACGTTTTAAGGACCCAAGTGATACAAATTAGAAAGGTTGGAAATTTAATTACTATAAAATTAACTTTTGAGACCGTAGTGTTACAAAAATAAGTACTGGACCTAAAAAAAactctaaataataataataatcataataataataataataaacggCACAAATAAACCCATAGGGACAAAACAACCTTCCCCACATTAGCCTTCCCTTACTATAATTATACATGGTATTGACCATTTAATCTCTCTCACACCACAAATTCGGGCGGAAGATTCTTTGTTTTTTGGTAATGATTCGGGttgattattttaaattaatgaccaCCAACTACTCAAAACATGGAACAGTTTGACTTGATTGATATTGGTGATACACAATACAATATACTCGGaagattaaaaatatatatacatctgCAAAGGGATAACTTGAAAAATACCCAGTTTTAGAattagttaactaaaaatagCCACTAATAACATTTAATTGAATGTTACCCACTTTTTTAAGCACATTTCTCATATTACCCTTAAAACACTATTAGAAGTCCAATATAAAAATCTTAATCTTTGTCTCTATGAATTTTAACGTAGAAGAGTTTATAGTTATGTGAAAAAAAGAACCATGTATTTTGGGTATAATGGGTAGAGTCATTAATATTTTGAGTATTAATCTAAGAGTTTTAAAATGAgggtaaaaattaaaaaaattaacttaaAATAGGTACTAGGTGTAATTTTCACATCTTTTCTGCAAAAGCACAAGGCTTGTGACCTGTTATTTCGTctaatttattcatataattttgTAACTACCACAACAACAAAAAAACGAAAttaaaatgagaaaaaattagaagaaaaataTATGGAATCAAAGCCCTTGCTTCACCGTCCCCTTACACTTGGCAAGATTTCTTTCTCCTAATAAATCCATACACAGGATTGATTGACAAATGCCATGACAATTAAATACACATGCACATAATtactaatatataataaatatatatatagaaaattatTTGGTTATCCCTGAGACTAATGGTAcattttattgtgtttttttttaacataatttgatagttataattataatattttatataacaatgtatattataattataacaaGCATCTTATTAATTCTTaagaaaattttaataatttattgaGTAGATAATTAGATTTAAATAGTTTGTTGCAcgcatatttaatttttttttataaatacatGAAACACACTATTTAAACTCTAATTACaacattataaattatttaaaaattttcaaaaatactagctaaatatatatatatatatattgtatatgtgTGCGAGAAATGTGATGATGAGATCATGGGGTCTGAATACGAGGCATCTCTAATTGTGGTTGTGGGGAAGTGGACCTATTCTGCATCTGTGCCTCTTGTTTTTCAAGTTTTTTGCTTTGTTTGATTTCACCATAAAAATATGAAACGAAACCCCACAAGGAAAGTGCGAGTGCCACACCTTTCTCGGCTTGGAAATTTTCTTTGTAGAAAATAACAGCTAATATCTCCGTCACCGGAAGAAGAACCGCAATTACTATTCCAGACAGTAACGACGAGGCACAGAATATTAGTCCTATGGCTCCCAAGAAAAACCCTTGCCAAATTATCGCACTCCATGCAAGCACCACGTAATACATTGTTTCTCCTAGATCAAATTTTCTAGCTTCTTTAGGAATAGCCTGAAATAATATACAtgtaattaaattattaattatttattacctTAGAGCATATGCAACCCAACTGCATTACGGCATTTATATGCCGTATAATGGTATTTCAGTCTCCAACCCAACTGCAATCTCTCCTCTATTTAGCCGTGGATGAACAGTGCCAcggcatatatatatttttttttataaagataaatatattatatatatatttatatatataaacatatgagtATTATTTGGGTCTATACTTTATGTTgggttttttaaattataaatacacatataatttaattttttaaataaaatttcaaatatttcataattaattttttatataatttattttaatttgtgtgaaaattcttactctacactataagaaaataaaattaacattgaaattgattaaatatacaaaagataattaataatgatatttttatttaattgattaattaaataaataaactataaaataatataataataaaaagaatattttattttattaaaaaataatataataataaataatatattttttggtgtaacttttggtgttgtggttggaatggaaaaaaaatatggtGCTAAGATTCTTTAATTTTGGTGTTGGTGCAACACCATAATAAGGTAATGGGTTAGAGATGCCCTTAATATTTCTTCAACACcattttctcaataaaatatATATCGAGGACAgtttataacaataataaaaatatatttttatcccttttctttttctgtcTAGACAAAGTAAGGGTAGCTAGGAAGGAGGATAGGGTAGGTAggttattataatatatatatatatatatttatataattatatggaATGGGAGCGATTTATAATTCTTCATCGCACATACTGGTTTTCTACTTAATAATAGAAAAAGGAATAAAAATATTGTTTGTATAGATATGTAGCAATACCATTGTTATTATCGAATTATAATAGTTAAGAAGGAAAAAGGCAATAATTTAACAACTTTTTTGGCCAGGTCAAACAAAAatcataataacaataataatctTTCTAAAATTAGTCAtttttttgttgtaaaaaatCTTTGAAACTTGAGCAAAagcacaaataatttttttaaaaaaaattattgtgtttatataaaataaaaatcagtATACTCCTGATTTTCTTTTTGTATAATCAAATATATAGGTGTGCTGCAGGATAAGGATAGAGAGACAGTGTAGTTATTATGGAGATCTCCGAAGTCTTGATAAAATCAAGTATTAATTTAACTTTTTGTTTGGCTCCTAATTATATTTGTCAATTGTTAAAATTTATGAGTGCAGCGACCTTGTTGGACCGGCAGTTGTAGTAACTGcgtatattttataattttatttcaagaaaaaaaattatatatttaaactatctaataataaatatacataaacaaaaaataaaaataagcacTGATCATGATCagttaataataaataaataaataaataaaggagaTTAATAAACCAACCAAATACCTTGAAATCTCTGCCAATAAGCATGCCGACGGTGCAAAAAGCAGTGGCGAAAAAACACATGACCAACTGAATCTCCAACACCAATGAGTATGTAATCCTCTGCTTCGACTTCTTGTACATCAACTCTATGAGCGGCAATATGAAGCCGTACAGCACCGCCGCCGCCACCGTCATCAGAAACCCCAACACGTAAGCCTTCTCCGACTCCCCCTTGGGCCGGTCACCGCTCGTGTGGAGCGCCAGCACGGCCCCACCGATCGTCAGCAAAACGACCGCGTTTACCGAATACGGCGTGAACTTCTGCTTCACCAGAAGGTAAGCGAATCCAGCTGTGAAAGCCAGCTGCGATGCGATTATAAGAGAGGAAGTCGAGACCGGGAGCCGAGCCACGCCATAGGCGTACAGGTAGTCGTCGAAGCCGGTGATCAAGCCGACCACGGCTGAACCCATGAACAAAGACGGCTTCATCTGGATGATCTTGTTGGATGGACTGCCACGGCG is a window of Humulus lupulus chromosome 4, drHumLupu1.1, whole genome shotgun sequence DNA encoding:
- the LOC133829593 gene encoding purine permease 3-like, producing MEQTSSPKSNSIEMEEDQSKKTKQRRILLIINCILLTIGNCGGPLIMRLYFLHGGKRVWLSSWLETGGWPIIIFPLAAAYYHRRRRGSPSNKIIQMKPSLFMGSAVVGLITGFDDYLYAYGVARLPVSTSSLIIASQLAFTAGFAYLLVKQKFTPYSVNAVVLLTIGGAVLALHTSGDRPKGESEKAYVLGFLMTVAAAVLYGFILPLIELMYKKSKQRITYSLVLEIQLVMCFFATAFCTVGMLIGRDFKAIPKEARKFDLGETMYYVVLAWSAIIWQGFFLGAIGLIFCASSLLSGIVIAVLLPVTEILAVIFYKENFQAEKGVALALSLWGFVSYFYGEIKQSKKLEKQEAQMQNRSTSPQPQLEMPRIQTP